In Scylla paramamosain isolate STU-SP2022 chromosome 30, ASM3559412v1, whole genome shotgun sequence, the following are encoded in one genomic region:
- the LOC135116143 gene encoding low-density lipoprotein receptor-related protein 2-like, translated as MGGSKESVVMVVLVAALVVLVPLHCRGQNAPSVEDWKGLDETVGANKAVASRIIKGMRNFAHLRQTIGCTPDVHESQKLVLKKTELYAREMAFLVTTLYREVRWFKEAAEDACLSECQQSEWRCKSGQCIPLYLRCDGRGNCNDGSDETPLCQGCGPDEFRCAADNTCLPSWTRCDGVYHCTDGADEHCQDSCSSGEFLCPYDRRCLPASWTCDGELDCSDGADERLCSDIEEDNTSPAQVCRPGEFRCATGNMCFSLDLLCNGVGNCYDASDESESLCPQTTTPQSTCPLNTFRCVSSSRCIVSWWRCDGFPECEDASDEDDCIYGLECGRGRFFCLSDRICLEASQRCDGVLDCSDSTDEMDCPTTAQPATTPPTITPPITTPSTTPPSTTEPSTTSSSTFMGCQPEEFQCATEERCVPQDVLCDGVANCPDQSDEDDCTTTPTQPTTPQDGRVTPDLRLGQGNSTSTITTTTALVRITFDNTDVTTTDPTITSPTTAAATTTAPAVATVAPQVTVSCSPGHVPCTRESCVHERLACLNIARIGCTNMSRDVLDMCQKCRTEGISGRTCLQRTQTAVQRCIGWGWSYNRCLKSGQYQGR; from the exons ATGGGAGGCAGTAAGGAGtccgtggtgatggtggtgttggtagcagcgttggtggtgctggtgcccctGCACTGCCGCGGCCAGAACGCCCCCTCCGTCGAGGACTGGAAGGGGCTAGACGAGACCGTCGGGGCGAACAAGGCCGTCGCCTCCCGCATTATAAAGGGCATGAGGAACTTCGCTCACTTGCGCCAGACTATCGGGTGCACGCCAG ATGTCCACGAGTCTCAGAAGCTTGTGTTGAAGAAGACTGAGCTGTACGCACGGGAGATGGCTTTCCTCGTTACCACGCTGTATAGGGAGGTTCGCTGGTTCAAGGAAGCTGCAGAAGACGCTTGCTTGAGTGAATGCCAACA GAGCGAGTGGCGGTGCAAGAGTGGGCAGTGCATTCCTCTGTACCTCCGCTGTGACGGGCGAGGAAACTGTAACGACGGCTCTGACGAAACCCCCCTCTGTCAG GGGTGTGGCCCTGACGAGTTTAGGTGTGCAGCAGACAACACCTGCCTGCCATCCTGGACGCGTTGTGACGGCGTGTACCACTGCACTGATGGCGCCGACGAACACTGCCag gACTCGTGTTCGTCCGGTGAGTTCCTGTGTCCATATGACCGCCGCTGCCTGCCCGCCTCCTGGACGTGTGACGGCGAACTGGACTGCTCAGACGGCGCCGACGAGAGACTCTGTTCTGACATCGAGGAAGACAACACCAGCCCCGCGCAG GTGTGCCGGCCAGGGGAGTTCCGCTGCGCTACTGGTAACATGTGTTTCTCCCTGGACTTGCTGTGTAATGGTGTAGGGAACTGCTACGACGCGAGTGACGAGAGCGAGTCGCTGTGCCCGCAAACCACCACGCCTCAG AGCACGTGCCCGCTCAACACATTCCGGTGCGTCTCGTCGTCAAGATGCATTGTCTCGTGGTGGCGATGTGACGGATTCCCGGAGTGTGAGGACGCCAGCGACGAGGACGACTGCATCTACGGG CTGGAGTGCGGGAGGGGCCGGTTCTTCTGCTTGAGTGACAGGATCTGCCTGGAGGCAAGCCAGCGCTGTGACGGCGTGCTGGACTGCTCCGACAGCACCGACGAAATGGACTGTCCCACCACAGCACAGCCCGCCACAACCCCGCCCACCATAACCCCGCCCATCACAACCCCGTCCACCACACCGCCATCAACCACAGAACCATCAACCACATCCTCCTCAACATTTATG GGCTGCCAGCCAGAGGAGTTCCAGTGTGCTACTGAGGAGAGGTGCGTCCCCCAGGATGTGCTGTGTGACGGGGTGGCCAACTGCCCCGACCAGAGTGACGAGGACGACTGCACGACCACCCCCACTCAGCCCACCACGCCCCAG GACGGCAGAGTGACACCGGATTTACGTCTGGGTCAGGGcaactccacctccaccatcaccaccaccactgccctcgTCCGCATCACCTTTGACAACACCGATGTCACCACCACCGATCCCACGATTACCTCCCCGAcaaccgccgccgccaccaccaccgccccagCCGTAGCAACGGTGGCGCCTCAG GTCACCGTGTCGTGCTCGCCCGGCCACGTTCCCTGCACCCGTGAGAGCTGCGTGCATGAGCGGCTGGCGTGTCTCAACATCGCCAGGATCGGGTGCACTAATATGAGCAGGGACGTGCTCGACATGTGCCAG